The DNA segment ACGGAGCGATCGGAGAACCAGATGATCACGTCCCGCCCGCGCTCCGTCTCGTTGCCTTCGATGTAGGCGTCGGAGCTATACCACAGGCGGATGGCGTCTCCCCGCTCCGCCTCTGGCACATCCAGACCGCGGATGCGGTTGTTCCGAATGCGAGCCCCCGGGGAATCCTTCAGGTAGATCCCGAAGAGGACGTCCTCCAGCCGGTTGTCCTCCAGGATCACCCCGGGAGCTCCTTCCGCCCGGATCCCGGCGTCCTCATGGGTCAGGGAGCGGCCGGAGCGACGGATCACAAAGCCGCGGACGGTCACCCCGGGGGCGGTGATCCAGAGGACGGTGCCCTGGCCCTGGCCATCCAGCACCGGGCTGTCGACACCGATCAGGGTGAGGGGCTTATCGATGCGGATGGGGCCGTAGTGCACGCCGCCGCGCACCTCCAGGGTCGCCCCCGGTGGGGCGGCGTCGATGGCCTCCTGGAGGGAGCGCCCGGGATCCGCAGGGGCGCCCCCGAGCAGCGCCCAGAGGGCCAGGGCCAGGGGGAGGATCATCCACGGGCTCCTTCCGGGACCAGGGTGAGAGGGCCGAGACGCACGGCCTGACGGCGTTCCAGGGCGGTCCGCACCACCCGGCGGAAGTGCAGGCCCAGGGCGATCAGGAAGGAGGCCGCGAGGGCCATCCAGAACCCGAGCTGGAGCTCCGCCACGGTGCGGAACTGGCCCACGACGCCGGTGCCCAGCAGCGGTGGCGTGAAGGGCGGCAGCCGCAGCGGGGCGTTCGGGTCCAGGTCGTGACCGTAGCGGTAGAGCCAGTAATACATGTCGGCCAGGAAAATGAAGGGGAAGAGCATGGCCGGCAGGGCCAGCACCGCCGCCCAGCGGCGCCGGGTGAAGGCCAGGGCCTCGCCCAAGAGGGCCGCCGCGCCGATGGCCAGGGGCGCCAGGAAGCGTTCCACCTGGGCCGCCTCATGGAGCTTCTTCATCCCGATGTAATGGTTCAGGTTGTCCACCTCGCTCACATCCCCGGCCAGGTGGGTGACGTAGACGTCCACCCGAAGCCCCCCGGGATACTGCGGGGCCTGAAGGGTCATGCGCCAGTAGGGGAAGAGCAGGGAAAGCAGCAGCAGCCAGGATGCCCCGATGAAGAACGCGCGGGGCAACCGGAAAGGATCCTCCCGAAGCCATGCGTTCAGTCGCTCCACCATGGTCTTCTTCTCCTAAGGAGATGCGGTCCGCGCCTTCAGGCCCCAGAGCATTCGATCTGAGTCCTCATCGAAATCAGAAGCCTTTAAGGGGGGCGGCCGGCCGGCCGCCCCCCTGTGGTCCCGGATCACGGCTCCACCAGGAAGTAGCCCATCATCTCCAGGTGGAGGGCCGAGCAGAACTCCGTGCAGTAGAAGGGGAAGGTCCCGCTCTGGTCGGCGTCGAACTCGATGGTGGCGGTCTCGCCGGGCTCCAGGCTCAGGTTGATGTTGTAGCCGCCCAGGGCGAAGCCGTGGGTGGCGTCGCGGGCCCGCTCGATGTTGGTGATGTGCCAGATCACGTGATCGCCCTTGCGGACCTTCACGCGCTCCGGCTTGAAGTGGCTGCGAACCGCCGTCATCCAGATCTCCACCACCCGCCGGCCGCCCTCCTCCCGCACCTCCACGCGCTCCCGACCGGCCTCGGTGGCGTTGGGGTCCTTGGCCATCTTCACCGCGTTCCACCCGATCTCCGGGTAGACCAGGAACGGCTTGAGCTTGTCGGCTTTGATGATCTGAGCGTAGTGCGGCTCGCCGATGCCGATGGGCATGTCGTAAAGGAGCCGCATCTTGCCGCCGCTGATGTCGATCAGCTGGAAGTTCTGCGGGTGCAACGGGCCGACCGGCTGGAAGCGGTCCACCGACCACTTGTTGAGGGCCACCACGTATTTGCCGTCCGGCGAGACCGTGTCCCCCTCCGGCGCGGCGATGTGGCCGATGTTGTAGTGGACCGGCAGCTTCTCCACCAGTTTCCAAGGCTCCGCGCCGTCCTTGCGGTAGGGGCCGCCCAGGGACCACTTCGCCACGGCGCTATCCAGGAACAGGGAGGTGTAGGCATAGCCTTTGTCGTCAAAGACCGTATGTAGCGGGCCGAGGCCGAGCTCCACCTGCGCTTCCTTCACGTCCTCGAACCGCAGCACCGGCACCCCGAAGGGGTCGCGCTCGAAGTTCCCGGCGGCGATGGCCTTCTGGATCTTCTCGAAGGAGTAGATCGTCACGTGGGGATCCAGCTTGCCGCCCACCACGATGTATTCGCCGCCCGGCGCCACGTCCACCCCGTGGGGGCTCTTGGGCTCCGGGGCGAAGAAGAGCACCCCTTCCCGGGCCGCCGTCTCCAGACGGATCACCTTGATCCCGTTGATGACCTCATACTTGCCGGCCCGGATCAGCTCCTCGGCCTTCTTCCAGTTGATGATGTGAAGGTAGTCCATCTCGTTCTTGGCTGTGCCGGCCTCGAAGGGCGGATTGCCCTCCTCGATGCCGCCGGTGGCCATCTCAGTGTTGATGGAGTTGCAGAACACCCAGCCGTAAGAGACCTTCTTGCCCGCATCGCACAGGTCCTGCCAGTAGGGTGGCAGCTCGATCTGGAAGGAGCGGTCCAGATCCACCCGTCCCTTCTGGCGGTCGAAGGCCCAGAAGGTCAGCAGCCCCCGGTATTTGTCCTTGTATTGATCCAGCGGGGCATACTCCCACCCGATGGGGGCTGCATACTGCGGGCCCTCGACAACGTATTCGGTGTTGGGGGTGACGAAGCCGCCGCCGTGGTCGGAGATGGCGTTGGGGTTCTTGACGATCTGCTTGGTCTCAAAGTCGCGCAGGTCGATCACCGCCAGGCGGGCGTTGGCCTTGTCGTTGATGAACAGGAACTGGCCGTCGTATTCCCCTTCGGTCTCGGAGAGGGCCGGATGGTGGGTGTCACCCCAGAGGAGGGGCTTGCCCCGGGCGAAGCCCTCCGCCAGCACCTCCAGGGTGCCCTTCTCCCCGAACCCGTAGCCCTGCCAGGGCTCCGGCGTGAAGACACCGATCACCTTGAGCAGCCGCATGGAGGGGATGCCGATCACCAGGACTTGGCCGGAGTGCCCGCCGGAGGAGAACATCACATATTCATCGTATTTGCCCCCTGGCATATAGGTCCGCAGCGCGGCGACCACGTCCTCCGGGGACAGGCCCCGCTCCCGGATCACTGTCTGCGCTTCCGCCGGCAGGCCCGCCACCGGGGTCGCCCGGCCCCGGGCACAGGCCGCCACCAGGGCCATCAGAACACCCAGGATCACCCCCTTCGCTTTCCCATGCATCATCGGAACCTCCTCCCATCCATGATTGTGCGGCCGACCCTCCCATCAGGCCGGACGCTCTGGCCTCTATCTTGTCTGGTTCGGCCGTCAGAGCCTATGATCTACGTCATACGAAGAGGTCATTTTGGGACGAGGAATGTCATAAAATGGGGGTGTGGTTCGTCATATGGCGTGATAGCCTTCGTGCTCAACCGATGATCTTTGTCATGGGGTCGGAGGGGGGAGGGGGCGTCGGGGGCAGGCGGTCCAGCAGGGGAAAGGCCCGTGGGAGATCTCGGCCCCGCAGGTCGGGCAGCGGACGGTCTCCTCATAGCACCAGATTTCGATGTCCGGCTCCCCGCAGACCGGACAGGTCACGTAATCCGGGAAGGGGTCCGGCAACGGCCGGGCGGACGGCTCTTGTTGCAGTTGCATGGGAGGGTCTCCCGGGTCGGCGCGCGTATGCTCAGGGATATCGTGGCCCAGGCCGGCCCGCTCCGGTATGATCGCCGTCATACGCCGGGGGGTGGGGTGTGTCCCGATTTTGTCGGGCCTGGCCGCCTTGTAGGACAACTACTCGCAGTTGTCCTACGATTTTGGGACACACCCGGGGGGCGGCCCGCGTTGACAGATCCGGCCGATTGCGGTAGATTCTTAAGTGACAGGCCCCCATAGCTCAGGCTGGATAGAGCGTTGGCCTCCGGAGCCAAAGGTCGCGGGTTCGAGTCCCGCTGGGGGCTCTGGGCAGGCGGGTCATCCCCTGATGATCCGCCTGTTTTAGTTTTTAGGGGAAGCCCCGGCGTCGGGCGATCTCATAGAGGGCGATGGCGCCGGCGGCCGCGGCGTTGAGGGAAGCGACCCGTCCTCGCATGGGGAGATAGATTAGGAAATCGCACGTCCGTCGCACCAGCGGACGGATGCCGGATTCCTCGTTGCCCACCACCAGGGCGATGGGCCCACTGAGGTCCGCCTGATCGTAACGGATCGCTCGGGGATCCTGTTGCAGGCCCACCACCCACACGCCGCGGGCCTTGAGCTGCTCCAGGGCCCGGGCCAGGTTGGTGACCTGGACCACCCGGAGGTGCTCCACCGCGCCGGCCGAGGCGTTGACCACCGCCGGCGTCACCCGGGCGCTGCGATGCTCTGGGAACAGCACAGCGTGCACCCCCACCGCCTCCGCCGTCCGCAACAGGGTCCCGAAGTTCTGAGGGTCCTGCAGGCAATCCAGCGCCAGCCAGAAGGGCGGATCCGGACGGCGGGCGCTTTCCGCCCAGGCCTGTTCCAGATCCACATAAGGATAAGGATCCACCTCGGCGACCACCCCCTGGTGGCCGTCCGCCACGGCGTCCAGCCGCGCCCGGGGGACGCGCAGCACCGGGACGCCCTGGGCCTCGGCCAGGGCGATCAGCTCCTCCAGGATCGGCCGGGGCTGGAGGCCTTCGGCCAGGAGCAGCCGGTAAATCCGCCGCCGCCCGGCCCGCAGGGCCTCGTGGACCGCGCGGCGGCCATACAGGAACTCCCGCTGGAAGAGCTCCCCGGACCGCTCCTTCATTCTCAACCCTCCGGAGGTTCCTCGACGGCCTCTGTCGGATCCCAGCCCATGATCCGAAGGGGCCGGCCCAGCCATCGGGCGATCCGATGCACCCAGCGGAAGAAGGGCGGCATCTCCTCCGGCCTGAGCCTTCGAAAGCCAAACCGGGCGTAAAACGGCTCCAGCTCCGGCCGGCAGATCAGCACCAGGGGCTCCCGGGCTCGAGCCAGTTGCGCCCGGACCAGGGCGCTGCCGATGCCCCGGCCCCGCCACGCGGGATCCACCACCAGGGAGGCCAGCTCCCGGCTGCCATCCCGATGCGGGCGGATCTGAACAGCCCCCACCACCCGTCCCTGCACCTCGGCCACCCAGAAACGGGGGATGTGAAGCCCGAAGGGGTTCAGCCGGGCCTCCCGGATCATCCGTCGGATGATAGGCCCGTCTTCCGGCCGGGCCGGGCGTAGGATCCAGCCCTCCATTCGCTTTCCTCTGAAGCCACCTCGATCTTCACCTTAAAGGATTCTACCTGAGGAAGGCCTGGCCGCTTCACCCTCAGGGCCCTTCGGTTCGTGCATTCGTGGACGGCCCTGGCTTGACATGGGGGTCGGGATCCGCTACGCTAAGGATGGCGGCCGTGCTCAGGCGGGGAGGTGGCGGTTCCCTGCACCCGAAATCCGCCAGACGCGGGGCCGACATCCCCTTCGAGGGTTAGCGCGGCCCCCTGTGGGGCTCCCTCCCGGCGATGAAGGTCCGGTCCTGCGCGGCGGACCCCGGTGAACCCCGCCAGGCCCGGAAGGGAGCAACGGTAAGCCGTCCCGGTTCGCGCGCCGCAGGGGCGCCGGGCCGGAGCCGAACGAGGGCTCCCCCAGGGGGAGAGGCGGGCTCGACAAGGGGCGCACGGCCGCCCTCGGGAGGCTGCGAACCGATGGCGATGACCTTTCCGAGACCCTTACGGGCCCACTGGCCCGGGTTCCGCCGCTGCACGAATGGATCGCGGGAGGCTTCTCCAATCGATCGCCTGGCTTGGGCTGGGCGCGTTCTGCCTCTGGGGTTACTGGCGCTCCCAACAGACAGTAACCCTCCTCCTGGATGATCGGATCATCTCCATTAGAACCCATCAACGAACCGTGGCTGGGGCGCTGCGGGAGGCCGGGGTGTCCTTGCGTCCGGAGGACGAGGTCTCTCCGGCCCCGGATCAGGAGATCCGCCCACCGGCCCTCATCCGGGTCCGCCGGGCCCAGCCGGTGTGGATCCGGGTGGAGGGGAGAGGGACGGAGCCCTCTCGGCAGCTCCGGGTTTACACCCTCCATTGGGATCCGGAGGCCATCCTGCGGCAGGCAGGGGTGGAGCGGGAGCCTGGGGACGCGCTGTGGGTGGATGGCCAGCCCTGGCCCTTCAGCGCGAAGGCAACGGACGGGGGAGCGCCCCCCCGGGAGATCCGCATCCAGCGGGCGGCCCCTCTGGTCCTGCGCCTGGAGGATGGATCCCGCCGGGTGATCCTGACCACTGCGCCCACCGTGGGGGCCGCCCTCCGGGAGGCGGGCTTCTCCCTGCACCCGGCGGATCGTCTGATCCCGGGTCCCGAAACCATGCTGAACGGCGGGCTGCAGGTGAGTCTCTTTCGCGCCCGTCCCATCACCGTGGAGGCCGACGGCCGTGTCCAGGTGGTGCATACCACCGCCCGGACCGTTCGGGATCTGTTGTGGGAGCTCGGGCTCTCCCTGCATGGCCAGGATCGGGTGATCCCGGAGGAAGGGGCGGCCCTGCAAGGCGGAGAGACGGTGCAGGTGATCCGGGTGAGGGAGGACTTTGAGATCGAAGAGAGCCCGATCCCCTTCCGCACGGTCTGGGAGCCGGACCCGAACCTAGAGCTGGACACGTGGGTGCAGAAGGCCCCGGGGCGGAACGGATTGCTGCAGCGACGGATCCGCGTCCGGTATGAGAACGGCCAGGCGGTGGCCCGGGAGGTGGTGGATGAGACGGTGGTCCGGCCACCGGAGCCCCGGGTGTGGGTCTATGGGACGAAGATCGTGGTGCGCACCCTGGAAACCCCGGAGGGCCCGGTGGAATACTGGCGGCGGATCCGGATGCTGGCCACCTCCTACAGCGCCTCCACCGCCGGGGTTCATCCCTCCGCCTCCTACTTCGGGCGGACACGGACCGGGCTGCCCATGCAGCGGGGGATCGTGGCCGTGGACCCGCGGGTCATCCGCCTGGGGTGGCGGGTGTATGTGCCGGGCTATGGGATCGGCCTGGCGGCCGACACCGGCGGGGGGATCATCGGCCGCCGCATCGACCTGGGTTACAACGATGAGGATCTGGTCCTCTGGTATCGATGGGTGGACGTGTATCTGCTGACGCCGGTGCCGCCTCCGGAATCCATCCCCTATGTGTTGCCGGACTGGCCCTCCCCGCCTCCATGAGCGTCTGGATGCCTCCTCCGCCTCCGATGCCCTGGCCCCGCTATCTGAAAGCCCACGGCCTGTATCCTCGCAAGGAGCTGGGCCAGCATTTTCTCATCGAGGAGTCTTTCCTGGCCCGTATCGTCGAGGCGGCGGAGCTGGAGGCCGGGGAGTGGGCGCTGGAGATCGGGGCGGGCCCCGGCATCCTCACCCGGCATCTGGCCCTTCGGGCCGCTCACGTGGTGGCGGTGGAGGTCGACACTCGCTTCCTCCCGCTCCTGCAGGAGATCCTGGCCCCTTACTCCAACATCACCGTCATCCCAGGGGATATCCTGGCCCTGGATCCGGGGGCGCTGGTGCAGGGCCACCCCTATCGGGTGATCGGGAACATCCCTTACTACATCACATCGGCGATCCTGCGCCACGTGATGGAAGCCTCCCCCCGTCCCCGCCGGGTGGTGCTCACCGTTCAGCACGAGGTGGCCCGGCGGATCACGGCCGGGCCGGGCGCGATGAGCCTGCTGGCGGTGAGCGTGCAGGTGTATGGGCGTCCCCGCGTGGTGGCGCGCATCCCGGCGGGGGCTTTCTGGCCCCGCCCGAAGGTGGATTCCGCCGTCGTGGTGATCGATCCCTACGAGCGGCCGGCGGTGGACCTCGGGGATCCGGACTGGTTCTTCGAGGTGGTCCGGGCAGGGTTCCAGCAGCGCCGCAAGCAGCTCCACAACGCCCTATCCCACGGCCTGGGGCTTCCGGATCCCGTCGTGCGGGAGGCGCTGACCCGGGCGGGTATCGACCCCGCCCGCCGGGCGGAGACCCTCTCCCTGGAGGAGTGGGCGGCCCTCAGCGCGGCCCTCCGTCCCCTCCGTCATGCGACCGGATGAGGCCCCCGGATCGGCCCTATCGGTCCTCCAAAGGAAGCGGGAAGACCCACGGGCCCGGCCAGCGGACCGGCTCCGGCGTTCCGGACTGGGGGAAGCCCACCAGCTCCAGGACGTAGAGGGCCGTCGGGCGGGGGCGCGTCCGGCCGGATGAAGACAGGTCGAAGAAGAGATCCTGGCATACATGTCCCTCGTTGGGTGTGATGGTGAGCTGGATCAGCGATGCGACCCCTATCTGCGTCGTCTGCGAGGAGCGCTCTCCTTCGGCGGTGGCCTCGCTTTCTTTGAACTTCTGCTCTGCCGCGAGGGTCCAGCGCAGCCGAGGGTCCGGCGGGCGGAAGCACACCCGCGCCCGCGTCCCCGACGGCGTCTCCACCCATCGCTCCAGGGCGAGCGTTAAGCCCCGCGCCGTCGCCGTTTGAGGGCCATATACAATCGCCTCTCGGACCACCGGCACCGTCACGTCGAACTGGAAGGTGTGCACCGCCCGGGGGGTAGGGAGCGCCGGAGGGGGCAGCGCACTCGTCTCCGAGGCTCCACCCGCGGGCCCGGCCTCCGGGGCGATCTCGACGCGCAGCAACCCGGGGGCGGAGGCCACGGTGGGCAGCGCACGCAAGGTGACTTGCATCCGGAGGGCGAGGGTCTCCGGGAGCCGGGCGGGCCAGTCGGGCAGCGCCCAGGGATCGAACTCGATCACCCCGGCCATCTCCCCCGGGAGGAGCGGAAGGCCTGAGCCCTCCGAAGCCCCCGCCAGGCTGGTCCTGATCAGGGGGGGCAGAGGGTGCCCGGCGGTGTCCTCTAATGTGAACTCTGGAAGCCACACGGTATCTGCGGACTCGGGAAGTCCTCGCACCCGATAGCCGATCAGGACGCGGTTGGCGTCGACATAAGCTCGCTCCAAGGTCACGGTGATCCCGTCCTGGCGCTGGCTCTGGGCCAGCGGGCGGGCTTTCCCAGCGCGCTCCAGAGGGCCGATGAAAGGGAAAGCCTCCCAGAGATAGCGGGCCCAGGCCATCCCCGCCAGGGCCAGCACCAGGGCCAGCCCGGCCAGCCCCCACGCCCAGGCCCGGCGTCCTCCGAATCGGATCCGCCGCGCCGGAGTCGTGAACAGCCGGGCCTGAAGGGCCGGCCACAGATCCACATCCTCCCGGA comes from the Thermoflexus hugenholtzii JAD2 genome and includes:
- a CDS encoding GNAT family N-acetyltransferase — translated: MEGWILRPARPEDGPIIRRMIREARLNPFGLHIPRFWVAEVQGRVVGAVQIRPHRDGSRELASLVVDPAWRGRGIGSALVRAQLARAREPLVLICRPELEPFYARFGFRRLRPEEMPPFFRWVHRIARWLGRPLRIMGWDPTEAVEEPPEG
- a CDS encoding ubiquitin-like domain-containing protein; its protein translation is MDRGRLLQSIAWLGLGAFCLWGYWRSQQTVTLLLDDRIISIRTHQRTVAGALREAGVSLRPEDEVSPAPDQEIRPPALIRVRRAQPVWIRVEGRGTEPSRQLRVYTLHWDPEAILRQAGVEREPGDALWVDGQPWPFSAKATDGGAPPREIRIQRAAPLVLRLEDGSRRVILTTAPTVGAALREAGFSLHPADRLIPGPETMLNGGLQVSLFRARPITVEADGRVQVVHTTARTVRDLLWELGLSLHGQDRVIPEEGAALQGGETVQVIRVREDFEIEESPIPFRTVWEPDPNLELDTWVQKAPGRNGLLQRRIRVRYENGQAVAREVVDETVVRPPEPRVWVYGTKIVVRTLETPEGPVEYWRRIRMLATSYSASTAGVHPSASYFGRTRTGLPMQRGIVAVDPRVIRLGWRVYVPGYGIGLAADTGGGIIGRRIDLGYNDEDLVLWYRWVDVYLLTPVPPPESIPYVLPDWPSPPP
- the rsmA gene encoding 16S rRNA (adenine(1518)-N(6)/adenine(1519)-N(6))-dimethyltransferase RsmA, with protein sequence MPPPPPMPWPRYLKAHGLYPRKELGQHFLIEESFLARIVEAAELEAGEWALEIGAGPGILTRHLALRAAHVVAVEVDTRFLPLLQEILAPYSNITVIPGDILALDPGALVQGHPYRVIGNIPYYITSAILRHVMEASPRPRRVVLTVQHEVARRITAGPGAMSLLAVSVQVYGRPRVVARIPAGAFWPRPKVDSAVVVIDPYERPAVDLGDPDWFFEVVRAGFQQRRKQLHNALSHGLGLPDPVVREALTRAGIDPARRAETLSLEEWAALSAALRPLRHATG
- a CDS encoding cytochrome C, with amino-acid sequence MVERLNAWLREDPFRLPRAFFIGASWLLLLSLLFPYWRMTLQAPQYPGGLRVDVYVTHLAGDVSEVDNLNHYIGMKKLHEAAQVERFLAPLAIGAAALLGEALAFTRRRWAAVLALPAMLFPFIFLADMYYWLYRYGHDLDPNAPLRLPPFTPPLLGTGVVGQFRTVAELQLGFWMALAASFLIALGLHFRRVVRTALERRQAVRLGPLTLVPEGARG
- the nosZ gene encoding Sec-dependent nitrous-oxide reductase, with amino-acid sequence MHGKAKGVILGVLMALVAACARGRATPVAGLPAEAQTVIRERGLSPEDVVAALRTYMPGGKYDEYVMFSSGGHSGQVLVIGIPSMRLLKVIGVFTPEPWQGYGFGEKGTLEVLAEGFARGKPLLWGDTHHPALSETEGEYDGQFLFINDKANARLAVIDLRDFETKQIVKNPNAISDHGGGFVTPNTEYVVEGPQYAAPIGWEYAPLDQYKDKYRGLLTFWAFDRQKGRVDLDRSFQIELPPYWQDLCDAGKKVSYGWVFCNSINTEMATGGIEEGNPPFEAGTAKNEMDYLHIINWKKAEELIRAGKYEVINGIKVIRLETAAREGVLFFAPEPKSPHGVDVAPGGEYIVVGGKLDPHVTIYSFEKIQKAIAAGNFERDPFGVPVLRFEDVKEAQVELGLGPLHTVFDDKGYAYTSLFLDSAVAKWSLGGPYRKDGAEPWKLVEKLPVHYNIGHIAAPEGDTVSPDGKYVVALNKWSVDRFQPVGPLHPQNFQLIDISGGKMRLLYDMPIGIGEPHYAQIIKADKLKPFLVYPEIGWNAVKMAKDPNATEAGRERVEVREEGGRRVVEIWMTAVRSHFKPERVKVRKGDHVIWHITNIERARDATHGFALGGYNINLSLEPGETATIEFDADQSGTFPFYCTEFCSALHLEMMGYFLVEP
- the rlmB gene encoding 23S rRNA (guanosine(2251)-2'-O)-methyltransferase RlmB; translation: MKERSGELFQREFLYGRRAVHEALRAGRRRIYRLLLAEGLQPRPILEELIALAEAQGVPVLRVPRARLDAVADGHQGVVAEVDPYPYVDLEQAWAESARRPDPPFWLALDCLQDPQNFGTLLRTAEAVGVHAVLFPEHRSARVTPAVVNASAGAVEHLRVVQVTNLARALEQLKARGVWVVGLQQDPRAIRYDQADLSGPIALVVGNEESGIRPLVRRTCDFLIYLPMRGRVASLNAAAAGAIALYEIARRRGFP
- a CDS encoding DUF4179 domain-containing protein, with translation MEERKGFPMDSEPEAPLQEALDRIARSRVREDVDLWPALQARLFTTPARRIRFGGRRAWAWGLAGLALVLALAGMAWARYLWEAFPFIGPLERAGKARPLAQSQRQDGITVTLERAYVDANRVLIGYRVRGLPESADTVWLPEFTLEDTAGHPLPPLIRTSLAGASEGSGLPLLPGEMAGVIEFDPWALPDWPARLPETLALRMQVTLRALPTVASAPGLLRVEIAPEAGPAGGASETSALPPPALPTPRAVHTFQFDVTVPVVREAIVYGPQTATARGLTLALERWVETPSGTRARVCFRPPDPRLRWTLAAEQKFKESEATAEGERSSQTTQIGVASLIQLTITPNEGHVCQDLFFDLSSSGRTRPRPTALYVLELVGFPQSGTPEPVRWPGPWVFPLPLEDR